A DNA window from Thiothrix subterranea contains the following coding sequences:
- a CDS encoding replication endonuclease — MTLASGDKRLEAKHRLAHTAAKMLQIADLDTTAAWARGQGVRVPAYPKEETDPHKPNSQAAVKSRLCSVEWWDAQRTKKHRRDAEAAQIRAGNVSKEASPYASQEAVDNYQYRQTLLDAWKKNTWLISNEGDEHSLDDADREHTAAFIKFAEFMVRVNGMSAIASDDYVSADIVDALPEHMTTGKRGGALADIQELTVFESADPESWVGVFFTLTTPSRFHRYSTRNNGKLKLNDKYDASKTPADARDWLQETWKLTQTTWKRKTKHIRPIDGYGFRMDETHHDGVSHYHYAIWVKAKDAQRAVEIFYNKALRGAHTDRLTKKGECVYGLARDATERGATERRLSFKIMTSAAGMVSYMVKYITKGLTGADWDDLQAGVPSDQTIIKIMARKSVWGLRQYAFWNAPSVMAWRELRRITDVQENPLLESARQAAHGKDWKAYTEINGGAACSARNRPIRMMRESKQDAETATDAHNQYGEVINQVRGLLVDGAEIRTRLKDWYLLNIGSLNKLLVQKFLRESDTKKSDLAPTFSDDIQGVIDQAKTQGKLHKLAERAGIVMFSPSSSSALGGSPPLGLGLVGTTSHAQKIGGDAA, encoded by the coding sequence TTGACGCTGGCGTCGGGCGACAAGCGCTTAGAAGCCAAGCACCGCCTTGCTCACACAGCCGCGAAAATGCTGCAAATTGCCGATCTCGACACCACCGCAGCATGGGCGCGTGGTCAAGGCGTGCGCGTCCCTGCTTACCCCAAAGAGGAAACCGACCCGCATAAGCCCAACAGCCAAGCGGCGGTTAAATCCCGCCTCTGTTCAGTCGAATGGTGGGATGCCCAGCGCACCAAAAAACACCGCCGGGATGCAGAGGCCGCGCAAATCCGCGCGGGCAATGTCAGCAAGGAAGCATCCCCCTACGCCTCACAAGAGGCCGTGGATAACTACCAGTACCGCCAAACGCTGCTAGACGCATGGAAAAAAAACACATGGCTGATTTCCAATGAAGGCGACGAACACAGCCTTGATGATGCTGATCGTGAGCATACGGCGGCATTCATCAAGTTTGCCGAATTCATGGTGCGTGTAAACGGAATGTCAGCCATCGCCAGTGACGACTACGTGTCGGCTGATATTGTCGATGCACTGCCGGAACACATGACCACCGGCAAACGCGGCGGCGCATTGGCAGACATTCAGGAACTCACTGTGTTTGAGTCTGCTGATCCAGAATCATGGGTAGGCGTGTTTTTCACCCTCACCACGCCATCACGTTTCCATCGCTACAGCACCCGCAACAATGGCAAGCTGAAGCTGAATGACAAATACGACGCCAGCAAAACGCCAGCCGATGCCCGCGACTGGTTGCAAGAGACTTGGAAGCTCACCCAAACCACGTGGAAGCGCAAAACGAAGCACATCCGCCCTATTGACGGTTACGGATTCCGCATGGATGAAACCCACCATGACGGCGTGAGCCACTACCATTACGCTATTTGGGTGAAGGCCAAGGACGCGCAACGCGCCGTAGAGATTTTTTACAACAAAGCCCTCAGAGGTGCGCACACCGACCGCCTCACCAAAAAAGGCGAATGTGTCTATGGCCTAGCGCGTGACGCCACCGAACGCGGCGCAACCGAACGCCGCCTCAGTTTCAAGATCATGACCAGCGCGGCGGGCATGGTGTCGTACATGGTCAAGTACATCACCAAGGGCTTAACCGGCGCTGATTGGGATGACCTGCAAGCGGGCGTGCCATCCGATCAAACCATCATAAAAATCATGGCTAGGAAGTCCGTGTGGGGCTTGCGTCAATACGCTTTCTGGAACGCGCCAAGCGTCATGGCGTGGCGCGAATTGCGCCGCATCACCGATGTGCAAGAGAACCCATTGCTCGAATCTGCACGCCAAGCAGCGCACGGCAAAGACTGGAAGGCATACACCGAAATAAACGGCGGCGCGGCCTGTTCTGCCCGCAATCGCCCCATTCGCATGATGCGCGAATCCAAGCAAGATGCAGAAACCGCTACCGACGCCCACAACCAATACGGCGAAGTCATCAATCAGGTACGCGGTTTGCTGGTAGACGGTGCTGAAATCCGCACCCGCCTGAAAGACTGGTATCTGCTGAACATCGGCTCACTGAACAAATTGCTGGTGCAAAAGTTCCTTCGTGAGTCCGACACCAAAAAATCAGACCTCGCCCCGACCTTCAGTGACGATATTCAAGGCGTGATTGATCAGGCCAAGACACAAGGCAAGCTGCACAAGCTGGCAGAACGCGCCGGAATCGTCATGTTTTCCCCCTCCTCCTCTTCCGCTTTGGGCGGTTCACCGCCCCTCGGACTCGGACTCGTTGGAACAACTTCCCACGCTCAAAAAATCGGAGGTGATG
- a CDS encoding IS3 family transposase (programmed frameshift), whose amino-acid sequence MKPSKPTTKPYTRRSESYKAEALKLADRIGYTEAARQLGLHESQLYGWRAKQSHQQTVSSREQEQAAEIAKLKRELLIAQEEVAILKKGQRVLCETAQVKYAFIQQHSREFCIPRLCQALGVARSSYYEWLERQSNYRQREQRQASLDTQVAAAFQSKKGCYGAWRLCKLLAKDGQHYNRKTIANSLKRQGLVAKAARKFKATTHSRHSLPVSPNLLEQNFTATAPNQKWVGDITYLWTDEGWLYLAVIIDLFSRQVIGWAMDQRMTADLVGDALQMALWKRKHPKGVIVHSDRGSQYCSQAYQQLIQQHQLHGSMSAKGNCYDNACAESFFHSMKVECIHGERFATRDAMKQTVFEYIETDYNRHRLHSTLGYLSPLDFEAQFLTS is encoded by the exons ATGAAACCAAGCAAACCGACCACCAAGCCCTACACACGCCGTTCCGAGAGCTACAAAGCGGAAGCCCTGAAACTAGCCGATCGAATCGGTTACACGGAAGCTGCGCGTCAATTGGGTTTACATGAATCGCAACTCTACGGCTGGCGAGCCAAACAGTCGCATCAACAAACGGTTAGCAGCCGCGAACAAGAGCAAGCGGCTGAAATCGCGAAACTCAAACGGGAACTGTTGATAGCCCAAGAAGAGGTGGCTATCCTAA AAAAAGGCCAGCGCGTACTTTGCGAGACAGCTCAAGTGAAGTACGCTTTTATTCAACAACATAGCCGTGAATTCTGCATTCCCCGCCTGTGCCAAGCATTGGGTGTTGCCCGCAGCAGTTACTATGAATGGCTGGAGCGACAATCCAACTATCGGCAACGTGAGCAACGCCAGGCATCACTCGATACTCAGGTTGCCGCCGCCTTCCAGTCCAAGAAAGGCTGCTATGGCGCATGGCGTTTATGTAAACTATTGGCAAAGGATGGGCAGCATTACAACCGCAAAACCATTGCCAACAGCTTGAAACGTCAGGGATTAGTCGCCAAAGCAGCGCGGAAATTCAAGGCAACCACCCATAGCCGCCATTCGTTGCCAGTGTCGCCCAATCTGCTGGAACAGAACTTTACCGCGACCGCCCCAAATCAGAAGTGGGTCGGTGACATCACTTATTTGTGGACAGACGAAGGCTGGCTGTATCTGGCTGTTATCATTGACTTATTTTCCCGTCAAGTGATTGGTTGGGCAATGGATCAACGCATGACCGCTGATTTGGTTGGTGATGCTCTGCAAATGGCACTTTGGAAACGTAAACATCCCAAGGGCGTGATTGTCCATTCCGACCGTGGCAGCCAATATTGCTCCCAAGCTTACCAACAACTGATACAACAGCACCAACTGCATGGCAGCATGAGTGCCAAAGGCAATTGCTATGACAACGCCTGCGCCGAAAGCTTTTTCCATTCCATGAAAGTAGAATGCATCCACGGTGAACGCTTTGCCACACGGGATGCCATGAAACAAACCGTTTTCGAGTACATCGAAACCGATTACAACCGTCACCGCTTGCACAGTACCTTGGGCTATCTCAGCCCGCTGGACTTTGAAGCACAATTCCTCACAAGTTGA
- a CDS encoding helix-turn-helix domain-containing protein has protein sequence MSKIVATTTPNRTTRRIRRNRDAIRRSQIIEQIPGYTINGDPLFMEREAAPYVGFAPRTLEKWRYTHPDRLPHIRIGRSVRYRKSVLDAFLDAHTVTDGRGVRK, from the coding sequence ATGAGCAAAATCGTCGCCACCACCACCCCCAACCGTACCACCCGCCGGATACGTCGCAACCGCGATGCAATCCGTCGTTCACAAATTATTGAGCAAATCCCCGGCTATACCATCAACGGCGACCCGCTTTTTATGGAGCGTGAAGCCGCTCCTTATGTCGGTTTTGCCCCTCGCACCCTCGAAAAATGGCGCTATACGCACCCCGACCGCCTGCCACACATTCGCATCGGGCGAAGCGTGCGTTACCGTAAATCGGTACTCGACGCCTTTTTAGATGCTCACACCGTCACCGACGGGCGCGGGGTGCGCAAATGA
- a CDS encoding transposase yields MQEPGATATTYRLHIAIDLINLSLHQVEVTTDKEGENLDHYTLAAGDVVLIDRGYNQPKTLVPFIDRGGDVVLRYNAHSMNLYENGEGDDAGHLVKIDWHTRLRKLGKRPSCVPVWLCHGNKRIQGYLHAIPLPEEKAAEARRKAKQRAKDKGRNPSTEALCLSEWVLIFTSLPPEVLCTTTASALYRVRWQVELVIKRLKSLLNVDELRAHKGSKLADLYLHGKLLYAAVLEKMTQSRFANAKRKLDNPRQLTDWRLWKTVADDLKAGIKACFPVDARFADDNIKSLSERPRKRTLQCLPSPILALLNQCREMALSRV; encoded by the coding sequence GTGCAAGAACCGGGAGCCACTGCCACGACGTACCGCCTGCATATCGCCATTGATTTGATCAACCTCAGCCTGCATCAAGTGGAAGTCACCACCGATAAAGAAGGCGAAAACCTCGACCATTACACGCTGGCAGCGGGTGATGTGGTTCTAATTGACCGGGGTTACAACCAACCCAAAACACTTGTCCCCTTCATCGACCGGGGCGGTGACGTGGTATTACGCTACAACGCCCATAGCATGAACCTGTATGAGAATGGCGAAGGAGATGATGCCGGACATCTGGTTAAAATCGACTGGCATACCCGCTTACGCAAGCTGGGTAAACGCCCCAGTTGTGTGCCGGTTTGGTTATGTCATGGCAACAAACGCATCCAGGGCTACCTTCATGCCATCCCCTTACCCGAAGAAAAGGCTGCTGAAGCCCGGCGCAAAGCCAAACAACGCGCCAAAGACAAGGGACGCAACCCCAGCACGGAAGCCCTTTGCCTGAGCGAATGGGTACTGATTTTCACGTCATTACCGCCTGAAGTGCTGTGTACCACCACCGCATCTGCACTCTATCGTGTCCGCTGGCAGGTTGAATTGGTGATCAAACGCCTCAAAAGTTTGCTGAATGTCGATGAACTACGAGCGCACAAAGGCTCAAAACTGGCTGATCTGTATCTACACGGCAAATTATTGTACGCCGCCGTGCTGGAAAAGATGACGCAAAGTCGCTTTGCCAATGCCAAGCGTAAACTCGACAATCCTCGCCAACTCACTGATTGGCGACTGTGGAAAACCGTCGCGGACGACCTCAAAGCAGGCATCAAAGCCTGTTTTCCTGTCGATGCACGCTTTGCGGATGACAATATCAAGAGTTTGAGCGAACGCCCCAGAAAGCGGACGTTGCAATGTTTACCCAGCCCCATTCTTGCTCTGTTGAACCAATGCCGAGAAATGGCGTTGAGCCGTGTTTAA
- a CDS encoding type II toxin-antitoxin system ChpB family toxin, with amino-acid sequence MVKRGGFERGDIVRVSFNPTVGREMQGDMRPALVLSTREFNNTVGTALVAPITQGGNLARVAGFAVPLMGSGTETQGVILVSAVRTLDLVGRGAKRIETAPDSIVDEVLEILAGIIE; translated from the coding sequence ATGGTAAAGCGCGGCGGGTTTGAGCGTGGCGATATTGTGAGGGTGAGTTTTAACCCAACTGTGGGGCGTGAGATGCAAGGCGATATGCGCCCCGCATTGGTGCTTTCGACCCGTGAGTTCAATAACACTGTCGGAACTGCTTTGGTTGCCCCGATTACCCAAGGCGGCAATCTTGCACGGGTAGCAGGGTTCGCCGTGCCATTAATGGGCAGTGGAACGGAAACACAAGGCGTTATTCTGGTTAGCGCAGTAAGAACCCTTGATCTAGTGGGCAGAGGGGCGAAACGAATAGAAACCGCACCTGATAGCATTGTCGATGAAGTGCTTGAAATACTCGCCGGTATCATCGAATAA
- a CDS encoding AbrB/MazE/SpoVT family DNA-binding domain-containing protein yields MTTATLRTVGNSVAVVIPKQWLSMLGLEAGAKVEMSIEGGKLTLQPKSATRRKKYKLADLLSKCDPSAPIPTAVTEWDNLPATGNEVW; encoded by the coding sequence ATGACCACCGCAACATTGCGCACCGTCGGTAATTCCGTCGCTGTGGTAATCCCTAAGCAATGGTTATCCATGTTAGGGCTGGAAGCAGGCGCAAAAGTAGAAATGAGCATCGAAGGCGGCAAGCTCACATTACAGCCAAAATCAGCGACTAGACGCAAAAAATACAAATTAGCAGACCTGCTAAGTAAGTGTGACCCATCCGCACCTATCCCAACAGCCGTAACCGAATGGGACAACCTACCAGCGACGGGGAATGAAGTATGGTAA
- a CDS encoding BrnA antitoxin family protein, with protein sequence MKSATTSQMLPFDEMPYDPEDAEAVADFWEGATISHQGRVIGKATRGKQREAVKIAVSIRLSPDVLEYFKRGGDGWQTRLDDVLKSYVADHQQAA encoded by the coding sequence ATGAAAAGCGCTACTACTTCTCAAATGTTACCTTTTGACGAAATGCCCTATGACCCTGAAGACGCTGAAGCCGTGGCGGATTTTTGGGAAGGGGCAACCATCAGCCACCAAGGGCGGGTTATTGGCAAAGCAACACGCGGCAAACAGCGAGAAGCGGTCAAAATTGCCGTTTCAATCCGTTTGAGTCCCGATGTGTTGGAATACTTCAAGCGCGGCGGTGATGGCTGGCAAACCCGGCTAGATGATGTGCTGAAATCCTATGTTGCTGATCATCAGCAAGCGGCGTAA
- a CDS encoding BrnT family toxin, which translates to MNTWDEQKRELNIKNHQIDFADCETVFDLPMISKEDVRQNYGERRMQSLCMLHGEVVFVVWVERSTGAHLISVRKAEKHEKRYYFSNVTF; encoded by the coding sequence ATGAATACATGGGATGAACAAAAACGGGAACTCAACATAAAAAACCATCAGATAGATTTTGCTGACTGTGAAACCGTTTTTGATTTGCCCATGATTTCCAAAGAAGACGTGCGGCAAAATTACGGAGAGCGCAGGATGCAGAGTTTGTGCATGTTGCATGGCGAAGTGGTTTTTGTTGTGTGGGTAGAACGATCAACAGGAGCGCACCTGATCTCAGTGCGCAAGGCGGAAAAGCATGAAAAGCGCTACTACTTCTCAAATGTTACCTTTTGA
- a CDS encoding ProQ/FINO family protein — translation MTDTPKKTLTITRKPTTPSASPSGPVQRTGKRIIRREELPQVQRAGQGKPKSKPPANAKPKKPRKPPAPKKQVTPPSQLKLRELNDRLNAFRVWFDFHPLAIGIEKDIFRLVNEEQFPGASKKVVQKLLRMHVNHGVYLQNIQGGTDRYHLDGSPDGTITDYQRQLATDTLTARLQGKC, via the coding sequence ATGACCGACACCCCGAAAAAAACATTGACCATCACCCGCAAACCAACCACCCCCAGCGCATCGCCTAGTGGTCCGGTACAGCGCACGGGTAAGCGCATCATCCGGCGTGAAGAACTGCCACAAGTGCAGCGTGCAGGGCAGGGCAAACCCAAGTCCAAACCACCCGCCAACGCCAAACCCAAGAAACCGCGCAAACCACCAGCCCCAAAAAAGCAGGTAACGCCACCTTCTCAACTCAAGTTGCGCGAATTGAACGACCGCCTAAACGCCTTCCGCGTCTGGTTCGACTTCCATCCGCTCGCGATTGGCATAGAGAAGGATATATTCCGACTGGTGAACGAAGAGCAATTTCCCGGCGCAAGCAAGAAGGTCGTGCAAAAGCTGCTGAGAATGCACGTCAATCACGGCGTTTACCTGCAAAACATTCAGGGCGGAACAGACCGCTATCACCTCGACGGCTCACCCGACGGAACCATTACCGACTATCAACGCCAGCTTGCAACCGACACCCTGACAGCACGGTTACAGGGTAAGTGCTGA
- a CDS encoding tyrosine-type recombinase/integrase, with the protein MPEKLNFTKTVLDALEPPNSGRRYVYDLKVNGLLLMITPPGAKSFQVRKHLEGKAARVTLGRFPDMTVTQAREKALAELSLIATTRQTSYQQKQGRAEAQQFANMTLGKVFKDYLTSHKNLKPATIADYERSIRVGFPDWESLPLNSITRDMVEERHRERSQHSAARANNEMRVLRSIFNYAAEEYFDDNQQPLIKSNPVKRLSHSRAWNRVDRKQTIIKNDELPIWYEAVNSLPEWYGGALAEKARVYFLLTLFSGYRRSESSNLLWENIDLKNNTIKLEDTKNHHSHTLPLTTYTRDLLTQWQARSGQGSGLVFRATDNTSPLSSVEEVIKAIRARTNIQWAMHDLRRTFTTTAENSGVRGYTLKRLINHKTGAADVTGGYIVTDVESLREPMQTITDKLLSLTSGKLSTSKTATAAINT; encoded by the coding sequence ATGCCGGAAAAACTCAATTTCACCAAGACGGTGTTGGATGCGCTCGAACCACCCAACAGTGGGCGACGTTACGTCTACGATCTGAAGGTTAATGGTTTGCTGCTGATGATTACCCCGCCGGGCGCGAAATCGTTTCAGGTGAGGAAACACCTCGAAGGCAAGGCGGCGCGTGTCACCTTGGGGCGGTTCCCTGACATGACCGTTACCCAAGCCCGTGAAAAAGCCCTAGCAGAACTCTCGCTGATAGCCACCACCCGCCAAACCAGTTACCAGCAAAAGCAGGGCAGGGCAGAGGCACAGCAATTCGCCAACATGACCTTGGGTAAAGTGTTCAAGGATTATCTGACATCGCACAAGAATCTGAAGCCCGCCACCATTGCCGATTATGAGCGCTCTATTCGTGTCGGCTTTCCCGACTGGGAGTCACTGCCGTTGAACAGTATCACCCGTGATATGGTCGAAGAGCGCCACCGGGAAAGAAGCCAACATTCCGCAGCGCGGGCAAACAACGAAATGCGCGTGTTACGTAGCATTTTTAATTATGCTGCTGAGGAATACTTTGATGACAATCAGCAACCGCTGATCAAGTCCAACCCGGTCAAGCGACTCTCACACAGCCGCGCATGGAACCGGGTAGACCGCAAACAGACCATTATCAAAAATGACGAACTGCCGATCTGGTATGAAGCGGTGAACTCACTGCCGGAATGGTACGGCGGCGCACTCGCTGAGAAGGCGCGTGTCTATTTCCTGCTAACCCTCTTCAGTGGCTACCGGCGCAGCGAGTCCAGCAACTTGCTATGGGAAAATATCGACCTGAAGAACAACACCATCAAACTGGAAGACACCAAAAACCACCACAGTCACACGCTCCCGCTTACCACCTACACCCGCGATCTGTTAACCCAATGGCAAGCCCGAAGCGGGCAGGGCAGCGGCTTAGTATTCCGGGCGACTGATAACACCTCGCCCCTGTCCAGCGTGGAAGAAGTGATTAAAGCCATCCGTGCCAGGACAAACATTCAGTGGGCAATGCACGACCTGAGAAGGACATTTACCACGACTGCCGAAAACAGCGGTGTGCGCGGTTACACCCTGAAGCGCCTGATCAATCACAAGACCGGCGCGGCGGACGTAACCGGCGGTTACATCGTGACCGACGTGGAAAGCCTCAGAGAACCCATGCAGACCATCACCGACAAGCTCTTAAGCCTGACATCCGGTAAACTATCCACATCCAAGACCGCTACGGCGGCAATCAATACCTGA
- a CDS encoding PfkB family carbohydrate kinase — MSFILVTGNATLDIVNVVEHYPQEDEEMRAVQQWRETGGNAANVAQVLAAHLHRCDFCGLIAQDNDGDHIFSALGEKSIGLEYAVRQAGKSPVSYITLNQQNGSRTIVHHRDLVELTAADFCRIPVSHYDWLHFEGRNVAELATMLAYAHDNIFDQPVSLEIEKVRDGLEDLIPQVDLVMFPRAYAQAHGFQDAESFLRDRQAKHGKVWMTCTWGAEGAWAIDQLGVVFHAPALAVEVVDTLGAGDVFNACLIHALATGQLLEEALHYAVKMAGRKVQQQGLNGFLAK; from the coding sequence ATGAGTTTTATTTTAGTAACTGGCAATGCGACGCTGGATATTGTCAATGTGGTTGAGCATTACCCACAAGAAGACGAGGAAATGCGTGCGGTGCAGCAGTGGCGCGAGACGGGCGGCAATGCCGCGAATGTGGCGCAAGTATTAGCGGCTCACCTGCATCGCTGTGATTTTTGCGGATTAATTGCGCAAGACAATGACGGTGATCACATTTTTAGCGCATTGGGCGAAAAATCCATTGGTTTGGAATACGCGGTGCGTCAAGCGGGTAAATCCCCCGTGTCTTACATCACCCTGAATCAGCAAAATGGCAGTCGCACGATTGTGCATCACCGCGATTTGGTGGAATTGACGGCAGCGGATTTTTGCCGAATCCCGGTTTCACATTATGATTGGTTGCACTTTGAAGGGCGTAACGTGGCTGAACTTGCCACCATGCTGGCTTATGCCCATGACAATATTTTCGACCAGCCGGTATCGCTGGAAATCGAAAAAGTGCGGGATGGCTTGGAAGATTTGATTCCGCAAGTGGATTTGGTGATGTTTCCGCGTGCGTATGCGCAGGCACACGGGTTTCAGGATGCGGAAAGTTTTTTGCGTGATCGGCAAGCCAAGCACGGCAAAGTGTGGATGACGTGTACGTGGGGGGCGGAAGGTGCGTGGGCAATTGATCAGCTTGGGGTGGTCTTTCATGCGCCAGCGTTGGCGGTTGAGGTGGTGGATACGTTGGGGGCGGGCGATGTGTTTAACGCTTGCCTGATTCATGCGTTGGCAACGGGGCAATTGCTGGAGGAGGCGTTGCATTACGCCGTGAAGATGGCGGGGCGGAAAGTGCAGCAGCAGGGATTGAACGGATTTCTAGCGAAATGA
- a CDS encoding serine protease — MYKLLGLLLLALMPLQTLNANELTMRIVGGNPVGQNAWPSVVAIKTTRDGQILCGGNLIHPLWVLTAAHCIRGEAEGLYYEYGAPDLVTFSGATGLDSPNGRHMQIQRIVVHPNYNMSNGANDLALLMLAAPLEGATMPVYADNPPPGTAATVVGWGARTAKANNGYPGNYPTQMQQVTVPIVPNEACNAPTSYGGKIQSSMLCAGYPQGGRDACVGDSGGPLMVQQNGVYRQVGIVSQGEGCAMPGKYGIYTRVASYATWIQQFAPPPYAQAPVASLNDPRASYPGGAGVLEGGWLALLFPALVLFRKKTSKH, encoded by the coding sequence ATGTACAAATTATTAGGGCTGCTACTTCTGGCACTCATGCCGCTGCAAACACTCAACGCTAACGAGTTGACCATGCGCATTGTCGGCGGGAATCCAGTTGGGCAAAACGCTTGGCCTTCGGTCGTTGCCATCAAAACCACCCGCGATGGGCAAATACTCTGCGGTGGCAATCTGATCCACCCCCTGTGGGTGCTGACTGCCGCGCATTGTATCAGGGGCGAAGCGGAAGGCTTGTATTATGAATACGGCGCACCCGACTTGGTGACTTTTTCAGGGGCGACCGGGTTGGATTCTCCGAACGGGCGGCACATGCAAATCCAGCGAATTGTGGTTCACCCCAATTATAACATGAGCAATGGCGCGAATGACCTAGCGCTGTTGATGCTGGCAGCCCCCTTAGAAGGCGCAACCATGCCCGTATACGCCGATAATCCCCCACCCGGCACTGCCGCAACGGTAGTTGGCTGGGGCGCACGCACTGCCAAAGCCAATAACGGCTATCCCGGCAATTACCCCACGCAAATGCAGCAAGTCACGGTTCCAATCGTTCCCAATGAAGCCTGCAATGCCCCGACCTCTTACGGTGGCAAAATTCAATCCAGCATGTTGTGCGCAGGCTACCCACAAGGTGGGCGCGACGCTTGCGTTGGCGATAGCGGCGGCCCCCTGATGGTGCAACAAAACGGGGTTTACCGTCAGGTAGGCATTGTTAGCCAAGGCGAAGGTTGCGCAATGCCGGGGAAATACGGCATTTACACCCGTGTTGCCAGTTATGCCACTTGGATTCAGCAATTTGCGCCGCCACCGTATGCACAAGCACCGGTTGCATCATTGAATGACCCACGCGCCAGCTATCCGGGCGGGGCAGGCGTATTGGAAGGCGGTTGGTTAGCCCTGCTGTTTCCCGCACTGGTGTTGTTCAGGAAGAAGACTTCAAAACACTGA
- the hflK gene encoding FtsH protease activity modulator HflK, with amino-acid sequence MPWNEPGGNQQDPWSGKKRGSGGNDPEELIRKLNEKLGKLFGGSGGNGDNSSQNSSKGIIFLLILFVVGWLLSGFYTVDARQQGLVLRFGAYQATTDAGLHWRLPYPIETVEIVDTEQNRSAQDRNTMLTKDENIVEVAVAAQYKVRNPEDYAFNILNPDFLADQTQGTLYQVMRGVAREVIGRNDMDFILKEGRAQIASDIQNQMQQVLDNYKSGLQIITVNLTYAEAPPQVKEAFDEANKAREDANRYQNEAQTYANKVIPEARGKAARLKAESEAFRQETVSRAEGDASRFMQLVTEYRKAPEVTRERLYLETMETVMAGSRKIVIDSNSNNMLYLPLDQLNGQTSTAAGNTAQAAAAAMQNATDKSNATPTPTDVPATNAEVTRTGREAGVRESR; translated from the coding sequence ATGCCCTGGAACGAACCGGGTGGGAATCAACAAGATCCTTGGTCAGGAAAAAAACGTGGCTCAGGCGGCAATGACCCTGAAGAGCTGATTCGCAAATTGAATGAAAAATTAGGCAAGCTATTCGGCGGTTCCGGTGGCAATGGTGACAACTCCAGTCAAAACAGCAGCAAAGGTATCATTTTTCTATTGATATTGTTTGTTGTCGGCTGGTTATTGTCAGGCTTTTACACGGTTGATGCGCGTCAACAAGGTTTAGTGCTGCGATTTGGTGCTTATCAAGCCACCACGGATGCGGGTTTGCATTGGCGCTTACCCTACCCCATTGAAACCGTTGAAATCGTCGATACCGAGCAAAACCGAAGCGCACAAGATCGCAACACCATGTTGACCAAAGACGAAAACATCGTCGAAGTCGCGGTTGCAGCGCAGTATAAAGTGCGGAATCCTGAAGATTATGCCTTCAATATCCTCAACCCGGATTTCTTGGCCGATCAGACGCAAGGGACACTCTATCAAGTCATGCGTGGCGTGGCGCGTGAAGTGATCGGGCGCAATGACATGGACTTCATCCTCAAAGAAGGCCGGGCGCAAATTGCCAGTGATATTCAAAACCAAATGCAACAGGTGTTGGATAATTACAAATCAGGTTTGCAAATCATTACCGTCAACTTGACGTATGCGGAAGCCCCGCCGCAAGTTAAAGAAGCGTTTGACGAAGCCAACAAAGCGCGTGAAGATGCTAACCGCTATCAAAACGAAGCCCAAACTTACGCGAACAAAGTGATTCCTGAAGCGCGTGGTAAAGCCGCCCGTTTAAAAGCGGAATCCGAAGCGTTCCGTCAGGAAACGGTTAGCAGAGCGGAGGGTGACGCATCACGATTCATGCAGTTGGTCACAGAATACCGCAAAGCACCTGAAGTTACCCGCGAACGTTTGTATTTGGAAACGATGGAAACTGTCATGGCGGGTAGCCGCAAAATCGTGATTGATTCTAACAGCAATAATATGTTGTACCTGCCACTGGATCAATTGAACGGTCAAACTAGCACGGCGGCTGGCAATACGGCTCAAGCTGCCGCTGCTGCCATGCAAAATGCGACTGACAAATCGAATGCGACACCAACGCCCACCGATGTTCCGGCTACCAATGCCGAGGTTACACGCACAGGTCGGGAAGCTGGTGTAAGGGAGAGCCGCTAA